AGCTGCAGGCCGCCGACGTGCATGGGGTGTTCGCGGGTCTCGACCATCAGGAACATCGAGTCGGTCACGGGCATCAACGGCATTCGGGCCACCCACCTTCTCCCACGCCGGGGGCATCGGCGCTCCCCGGGGCCTGAGTCTACGCACGAAGAGGTCTTCCACGCCCAGTACCACATAACGGCTGGTGACAAACGGTGTCCGGTGACGACCGTGCAGTGCTTTTCGCGCTGTGGATACAGTGGCAGCCGTGGCAGGACGGACTGGTGCTCAGCATCTGGGCGACGCGCTGAAGGCACTCGGGACCGAAGTCGTGTTCGGGCTCCCGGGCGTGCACAACCTGCCGCTGTGGGAGGCGTTGGCGGAAACGGGAATCCGGATCATCGGTGTCCGGCATGAACAGACCGCCGGGTATGCCGCCGACGGTTATGCCCGCGCCACGGGGAAACTGGGCGTCGCGCTCGTGACGACCGGGCCCGGCGCGGCCAACACGCTCGGCGCCGTGGGCGAGGCGATGGCCTCGGCCGCGCCGGTGCTCGTCATCGCCACCGACATCCCGTTCACGCTCAAGCGCCCCGGCGTGGTGCGCGGCGTGCTGCACGAAACGTCCGACCAGCAGGCGATGTTCGCGCCCGTGACCAAGGCCGGATTCACCGTCCACCGCGCCGACCAGATCGGCACCACCGTCCACCGCGCGGCGCGCCTCGCGCTGATGCCGCAGACCGGCCCGGTGTACCTCGGCATCCCGACGGACTACCTGCGTGAAACCACGGAGGCGAGCGGACCGCCGAAGCCGCTGGCGGAGCGCGTGCTCGACCTGCCGGACCTGGCCCGCGCCGCCGATCTCCTGTCCCAAGCCCGGCGTCCGTTGATCTGGGCCGGCGGTGGTGCGTTGCGTTCGGAAGCGGGCGAGGCCATCGGCAAACTCGCCGAACGGCTGGCCGCACCGGTGATCACGACGTTCGCCGCGCGCGGGTTGCTGCCGCTCGATCACCCTTGCCTGGCCCCGAATCCGGTGCACGCGCCGGAGGTCGGCGAGCTGTGGGACGAGGCCGACGTGGTGCTCGCCATCGGCACCGACTTCGACGGCCTGATGACGCAGAACTGGCTGATGCCCGCGCCGCCCAAGCTGATCGCGGTGAACGTGGACGCCTTCGACGCGGCGAAGAACTACAAACCGGACATCACGTTGGTGGGTGACGCCCGCCGGGTCGTCGAGTCGCTGCGCCCGGCCAGCCGGGCGGGCCTGGACGAGCTGACCGTGCGGCTGGGGTCCATCGGCCGTCGCGTGCGCCAGCGCATCCGCACCGAGGAGCCGCAGGCGGCCGACTTCCTGTCCACTTTGGAAGAAGTGCTTCCGGAACCGGCCATGCTGGTCACCGACATGTGCGTGGCCGGTTACTGGATCGGCGGTTTCCACCGCGTGCGCGCGCCGCGCAAGCTCGCGTACCCGATGGGCTGGGGCACGCTCGGTTACGGCTTCCCCGCGTCGCTCGGCGCCGCCGCCACCGGTTCCGGCCGCGTCGTGTGCGTGACCGGCGACGGCGGTTTCCTCTACGCGGTGGGCGATCTCGCGACGCTCGCGGAGGAACAGCTGCCCGTGACGGTCGTGGTCGTCGACGACGGCGGCTACGGCATGCTGCGCTACGACCAGGACCAGGAAGGCCTGCCGCACCGCGGCGTCGACTGGGACAGCCCGGATTTCGTCGGCCTGGCGCGGTCGTTCGGGGTGCACGCCGACCGCGTGTCCGGGTTCGGGCGCGCGTTCCGGCGGCTGCTGAGCGAGTTCATCGAGTCGGACGAGCCCAACGTGCTGGTGGTGCGAGCCAAGCTGAAGCCGCCGGTGAACACCTCGCCCCGGTGGCCACGGAAGCCGCGCTGATGGCCGGCCTGCGGGTCGGGATCGACATCGGCGGCACGTTCACGGACTTGTGCGTGCTCGGTGAAGCCGGGGTCGTCGCGGTCGGGAAGGTGCTCACCACGCACCGCGAGCCGGCACTCGCGGTCGCCGAGGGCCTGGCGGAGGTGTTCGCGCGCGCCGGGCTGGACTTCGGCGACGTCGAGCAGCTCGTGCACGGCACCACACTGGTCACCAACGCGCTGATCGAACGCAAGGGCGCGCGCACCGCGTTGCTCGCCACGGCGGGGTTCCGCGACGTGCTGGAGATGCGCCGCGAGCACCGGTACGAGCTCTACGACCTGCGCCTCGAACTGCCCGAGCCGCTGGTGCCGCGCCACCTGCGCTTCGACGTGCCGGAGCGGATCCTGGCCGACGGGACCGTCCACACGGGACTGGACGAGGAGTACGTCGCGCGCCTGGGCCGCGAGCTGGACGCGCGGGGCATCGACGCCGTCGCAGTCTGTTTCCTGCATTCCTTCACCAATCCCGCGCACGAGCGGCGTGCGGCCGAGGTGCTCGCGCGCGCGGCGCCGCGGCTGCGGGTGGCGCTGTCGTCCGAGGTGGTGCCGGAGATCCGCGAGTTCGAGCGGACGTCGACCACGGTCGCGAACGTCTACGTGCAGGACCTCGCCGAGCGCTACCTGGCGGATCTGGCGCGGCGGCTGCACGAACTGGGCGTAGGGCCCGCGCCGCACATCATGTTGTCCCACGGTGGGATCGCGACCGTCGAGACCGCGGGCCGGTATCCGATCCGCATCCTCGAATCCGGTCCGGCGGGCGGGGCGCTCGCCGCGTCGGCCTTTGGCGTCGGGGCGGGGGAACGTGACCTGCTGGCGTTCGACATGGGCGGCACCACGGCGAAACTCTGCCTGGTCGCTGACGGCGCGCCCCTGGTGACGCACGAGTTCGAGGTCGGCCGCGAGTACCGGCTGCTGCCGGGTTCGGGGCTGCCGGTGAAGGTGCCGGTGACCGACATGATCGAGATCGGCGTCGGCGGTGGCTCGATCGCCCGCGTGAACGCGCTGGGGTTGCTGACCGTCGGCCCGGATTCGGCGGGGTCGGAGCCAGGCCCGGTGTGTTATGGGCGCGGCGGCACCGAACCGACGGTCACCGACGCCGACCTGTTGCTCGGCTACCTCGACCCCGCGTACTTCCTCGGCGGCGGGATGGCGCTCGACGTCCCGGCTGCTCGCGAGGCGGTGCGGACGAAGATCGCCGAGCCGCTGGGCGTGAGCGTCGAGGAAGCGGCGTGGGGCATCCACACGAGTGTGAACGAGGACATGGCCAACGCCGCGCGCGTGCACGCCGTGGAGCGCGGCAAGGATCCGGCGAAGCTACCGATGTATACGTTCGGCGGTGCGGGGCCGGTGCACGGCGCTGGGGTCGCCCGGGCACTCGGGGCGCCGACGGTGGTGGCGCCGCCGGCTGCGGGTGTGCTGAGTGCGCTGGGGTTTTTGACGGCGCCGCTGGCGTTCGACTTCGTGCGTTCGGCGCGGGCGGCGGTGCTCGACCTGTCGTGGGAGGACGTCGACGCGCGGTTCGCCGAGATGGAGGCGGAGGGCGCGGCGCTGCTGCGGGAGTCCGGTGTGGACGGTTCGGACGTGACGCACGCGCGCGTCGCCGAGATGCGGTATGCCGGGCAGGGGTACGAGATCCGGGTGCCGATGCGGGCCACTTCGGGGACCTGGCCGGACGCCCTGGTCGCGGACTTCACGGACGGCTACCGCTCGTTGTATCGGCGAAGCGGGCCGCCGGTGGCGGTGGAGGTGCTGAACTGGCGGGTGGTCTCGTCGGCTCCGGCGCCCGAGGTTTCGTTGCGGCTCAAGGAACCCGCTTCCGGAGAGGCGTTCGGCGGCAGCCGCCCGGTGTATTTCGCGGGTGGATTTGTCGACACGGTGGTGGTCGACCGATACCGGTTGCGGCCGGGCGCGCAGGTCGCCGGCCCCGCGATCGTGCAGGAACGCGAGTCGACCGTGGTCGTCCCGCCGGGCGCGCGCTGCGTGGTGCGCGGCGACGTGAGCCTGGAGGTGAGCTGGTGACCGACCCGATCCTCGTGGGCCTGATCGGCAACCGGCTGCACTCGATCCTCGCCGAGCAGCAGAACGCGCTGGTCAACACGGCCTTCTCCGCCGTCGTGCGCGAATCGCTCGACCTCGCGTGCGCCGTGTTCGACTCGCGCGGCGAGATGATCGGCCAGTCGACCGGCGGCACCCCCGGCCACATCAACGCGATGGCCACGGGCCTGCGCCACTTCGTCGCCGAGTACCCGCCGGAGACGCTGGAGCCTGGCGACGTGCTGCTCACCAACGACCCGTGGCAGACGGCCGGGCAGATCAACGACATCACCGTCGCCACGCCGGTTTTCGCCGGTGGCCGGCTGGTCGCGTGGTTCGCGTCGTGCTGCCACGCGCCGGACATCGGCGGCCGGCTCGTGTCCGCGGATGCCACGGAGGTTTTCGAGGAGGGCCTGCGGCTGCCGATCCTGAAGTTCCTGCGGGCCGGCGAGGTGAACGCCGATCTGGAACGGCTGATCCGCGCCAATGTCCGCACGCCCGAGGAGACCATCGGCGACCTGTACGCGCAGGTCGCGGGCAACGACGTCGGCGCGGCGAGCCTCGTGCGGCTGCTGGCGGAGTTCGGGCTGACGTCGCTGGACGACGTCGCCGCGGAGATCATGAACCGCTCCGAACGCGCGCTGCGCGAGGCGATCACCGCGTTGCCGGACGGCGTGTACCGCAACGAGCTGGCGACCGACGGCTTCGACGACGAACCGGTCGTGCTGCGCGTCGCGGTGACCGTGGCGGGCGACGAAATCCACGTGGACTTCGCGGAGTCGTCGCCGCAGAGCCGGCGCGGGATCAACGTGGTGCTGAACTACACGCGGGCGTACGCGTCCTTCGCGGTGAAGGCGGCGATCTCGCCGGAGGTGCCGCACAACGCGGGGTCGTTCCGGCCCGTGCACGTGACCGCGCCGGAGGGCTCGGTGCTCAACTGCCTGCCGCCGGCGCCCGTCGCATCGCGGCACCTGATCGGGCACTTCCTGCCGTCGTTACTGATCGGGGCGCTGCCGGGCTGCCCGATCGCGCCGAGTGCCGACGCCCTGTGGATGACGATCTGGCGTGGCGAGGGCTTCATGTCCACGGTGTTCCAGACCGGCGGCATGGGCGCGCGCGTGTCCCGTGACGGCCTCTCGACCACGGGTTTTCCCAGCGGCCTGCGCTCGACGCCCACCGAGGTGATCGAGACGAGCGCGCCGCTGGTGCAGGGCACGCGCGAGCTGCTGGTGGACTCGGGTGGCGCCGGGCAGTTCCGCGGCGGGCTGGGGCAGCGGACGACGATGTCGGCCTTGGGTGGGGTTCCCTGGAGTGTCAACGGAAACGTCGACCGCGTGCGGGCCGCCGCGTCCGGTGTGGACGGTGGTTCTCCGGGTGCCCTCGGCCGGTTCGGGCTGGTGTCCGGCGATGATCTGCCCGCCAAGAGCCGCGTGGCTCTGGACCCCGACGCCGAGGTCGACGTCGTCCTCCCCGGTGGCGGCGGCTACGGCGACCCCCGGCGGCGCGCCGTGGCGGACGTGCTGGCCGACGTGGTGGCGGGGTACGTTTCCGCGGAGGCGGCGGAGTCCGTCTACGGCGTGGTGGTGCGCTACATCGGCGTGCCGGACGCGCTGGTCAGGCTGCCCGAGGACTACGAGGTGGCCGAACTTCGAGGGAGGGACTGAACGATGGTTCGGTTGGCCGGCAAGGTCGCGGTGATCTTCGGGGGCGCGCGGGGCATCGGCCTCGCCACGGTGAAGGAGTTCCTGGCCGAGGGCGCCGTGGTGTTCGCGAGCGACATCCGTGAACCGGCCGCTCAGCTGGACGGCTACCGCCACTCGCTCGTGGACGCCACCGACGAGACCGCCGTCAACGACTTCGTCGCGGGCGTCATCGAGGACGCGGGCCGCATCGACGTGCTGGTGAACAACGTCGGCGTCCACCTCGCGAAACCCCTCACCGAGACCACCCTCGAGGACTTCGACAACATCTTCACCCTTAACGTCCGCGCCGCCTTCCTCGGCACACGTGCCGTCCTGCCCCACATGCTCGCGCAACGCTCCGGCAGCATCATCACGACCTCGTCCAACGGCGGCATGATGGGCCGCCCGAGCGACCCGGTCTACAACGCCACCAAGCACGCCTTGGTCGGCCTCACGAAGTCCCTCGCCGTCGCCCACGCCCACCAGGGCATCCGCGCCAACACCGTCAACCCGGGCGCTATCGACACCGACATGCTCCGCTCGACCCTCGCCTCCCCGGACGACTTCGAGGCCAAACAACACCAACTCGTGGCCAGCACCCCCGCCGCCCGCGTCGGCGAAGCCACCGAAGTCGCCAAGGCCATCCTCTTCCTGGCCACCGACGAATCCCGCTTCATCAACGGCGCGGTACTGCCGATCGACGGCGCCAAATCCGCCGGCGCGATGCCCTCGAACCGCTACAGCCTGGACTTCGACCTAGGCGTCCGCTGACCGCTACCCCAACGCCACATTGGTTGCGCCCAGCGCACCGAACGCCGCATTGGGTGCGCCCAGCGCACCGAACGCCACATTGGGTGCGCCCAGCGCACCGAACGCCGCATTGGGGCGCTTTGGCTCCCACCCAACCGCCAGCCGCCTGCCCAACTTACGACCCATCCAGGCCGCGTGGGCCTGCGCAACCGCCGCCTACCCACCTGGCGGAACCTGCACCCAGGCTCGCCCGGGGTGCACGCCTGCCGCAACACGCCCCTGCGCAGGACCAAAATCCTCAGCAAGTCACCGCCGCATCAGCCCAATCAGCATGATCCGTGTTGTTCCCATCCCCACCATCCGTCACCACAAGATCCAGCACCTGCACTCCACCCAACGGCACATCCACCGCCTGCGCCGCCGAGCCATGCCGGAACACATCCGTCGAAGCCAGCGTCTTCCCGTCCCCACGGACCTCGAACGTCACGCTCCCCGTCGAAAACTCGTCGTCCAGCCCCACAACCGAATGGAACGTCTGACAACCACCACCCAAATACACCCGGACCAACGACGGAGCATGCGCCCCCAGCCCATCCGAGTACACCTGGCCATTGATCGTGATCGGGTTCCCGTCACCAGCCTGGTTCTCACCATTGCTGGTACCCCGCTCCACCGGACCCCAGCCGTTCTCCGTCAACAGGAACGGCGCCTTCGACATCGGCGTCACCCCAGACCCGAACGGTGTCACCACCGGCCCACTCGCATCAGCCGACAACGAACGCCGCCCCCACGCCGTCGTGTACGAAGCCTTCGCCGACATCGCCACCTGCGCGCCGGGCTTCACAGGCGTAACCGTCACGGCGCGGTCCCAAGACTTCCCCGGAGCCACCACCGGCACGAGCACCTCACCCCGCCCGTCAAGCTGCCAACCGGACGGCGCCGACACCGTCACCCGAGCCGCGGCGACCGGCGTGCTGCCGTCGTTGGTCAGCCGAACGTGAGCCGTGAACGGCTTCCCCGCAGGGAAGTACGACCCCGCGTCAAGCGACAACGTCGCCGCCGGTGCGGCAGCCGGGAACTTCGCCGGCCACACTCGGAACACCGCCGACCCGTGGCTCGGCACGGTCGCCCGCAGCGTCCCGGAGCTCTCCGTCTCCGCACCCGTCCACAGGTCACGCACGCGGAAATCGCGCCCGGAGAGTCCGATCTCCGACGCGTTGCTCGACATCGTCGCGGCGGAAATCCCGCGGTTGAACAGCACCACCGCGGCCGAACCGTCGGACATCGGCTTGGTCCACACCTCGGTGTCGCCGTCGTCGCGGACCTTGTGGCCCTGCACGCCTGCCCAGTCCTGGTCGAGGGCGACGACGTCCTTGTTCGCCAGGATCGCCTTCGTCGCGGCCGGCATCGAGCGGACGTCGTTGCCCGCCAGCAGCGGCGCGTTCATCAGCGACCAGAGCGCGAAGTGCGAGCGGTACTCGGCGTCGGTCATGCCGCCGTTGCCGACCTCGAGCATGTCCGGGTCGTTCCAGCCGCCGGGGCCGGAGTACTTCTCGAGCCCCACCTGCTGGTCGAGGATGCCGGTCATGCTGGCCCAGTTGTCGCTGATGTCACCGGTGGTGCGCCACAGCTGCGCGCCGGAGGTCTTGCCCCACAGCCACGGCTGGTTCTCGCCCCACTCGCACAGCGCGTAGATCATCGAGCGGCCGGTCTTCTTGATCGCGTCGCCCATCTTCGTGTAGCGCTCGATGGCCGGGCGGCCCTCGTTGTTGCAGTTGTCGTACTTGAGGTAGTCGACGCCCCAGTCGGCGAAGGTCTGCGCGTCGACGTCCTCGTGGTCGAGGGCCCCGGGCATCGTCTTCGCGCAGGTCTGCGTGCCGGCGCTGGTGTAGATGCCGAGCTTGAGGCCTTTGCCGTGCACGTAGTCGGCCAAGGACTTGATGCCGCTCGGGAAGCGTTCGTGGTTGGGCTCGAACTTGCCCTCGGCGTTGCGGTTCTGCTCGGCCCAGCAGTCGTCGATGTTCACGTACTGGTAGCCGGCGTCGCGCAGGCCGCTGGAGACGATCGCGTCGGCGGTCTCGCGGATGAGGGTCTCGTTGATGTTGCAGCCGAACTTGTTCCAGCTGTTCCAGCCCATCGGCGGCAGCGCGCCGGTTTCCTGCTGGGCCGAGAAGGGGGCGGGGGCCGCTTCGGCGCGCCCGGTGGTGAGGGTGGTGGCCAGGCCGGTGGTCAGGCAGGCAGCCGCCAGCAGGCCCACAAGACGACGCATACAAATACCTCCCAGAGTGCGCAACAGAACTACTCAAAGAAGCACATACTCACTCAGGAATCAACAGGAGTGAACGGTTCACGTCAATGGGCCGTTGGTAGGTAATCCGTTGGCCGGGAGGTAGAAAGGAGGCGTAGGTCCGCGACGATGCCCCGAGGAGCCGCCCCATGCCCGAGGTCCGCCCGCTCGACGGTCTCAAGGTCGTCGACCTCTCCCGGATCCTGGCGGGGCCCTACTGCACGCAGTACCTCGGCGAGATGGGTGCCGACGTCGTCAAGGTCGAGCCGCCCGGCCACGGCGACGACACACGCCTGTGGGGTCCGCCGTTCGTCGGTGACGAAGCCGTGTACTTCCTCGCGGCCAACCGCAACAAGCGCGGGATCGTGCTCGACCTGAAGTCCGAACGCGGCCGCGAAGCCGTGCGCCGGCTTGTGGCCGACGCGGACGTGCTCGTCGAGAACTTCCGCCCCGGCACGCTGGAGCGGTGGGGCCTGTCGTACGCCTCGCTGTCCGAGCTGAACCCGCGGCTGATCCACGTGTCGATCACGGGCTTCGGCCAGACCGGGCCGTACCGCGACCGGCCGGGCTACGACCTCGTCGCGCAGGCGCTCGGCGGCGTGATGGGGCTGACCGGTGAGCCCGACGGCGCGCCCGCCAAAGTGGGACTGCCCGTGGCCGATCTCAACGCGGGGACGTGGGCGATCATCGGCGTGCTGATGGCGCTGCAGGCTCGCCACACGAGCGGGCGTGGGCAGTACCTCGACGTCTCCTTGCTCGACGCGCAGCTCGCCTGGCACATCTACGCTGCCGGCGCGCACTTCTACGACACCCCGCGGCCGCGCCGGATGGGCTCGGCGCACCCGAGCATCGTTCCGTACCAGGCGTACCACGTGTCCGACGGCTGGCTCATCATCGCGGTCGGGAGCGAGAAGCTGTGGCGCAATTTTTGCGGCGTGCTCGGCCTGGACATCGCGGAGGACCCGCGGTTCTCCACCAACGCGGCGCGGTCGGCGCATCGCGACGAGCTCAACGCGTTGGTGGAGGAAGTGCTGGTCACGCGCACCGTCGACGACTGGACGAAGGCACTGGACGAGGCGAGCATCCCGGCCGCGCCGATCAACGAAATCGACGACGTGTACGCCGACCCGTGGACCGCTGCGCGCGACCAGGTCGTGCGGCTGCCGCACCCGACCATCGGCACCTACCTCGGCACGGGTTTCCCGGTGAAGGCCTCGGACACGCAGCCGCGGCCGACGTCGGCGCCGCCGGTGCTTGGCCAGCACACGGCGGAGGTGCTCGGGGAAATCGGGTACTCCGAGGCTGAGATCGCGGAATTTTTGTTGTGACGAAGGAGGATTACATGGAGAACCCGCTGTGGCACCCGTTCGCGGACATGGGTGCCGTCGACGGCGACCGTTTCGTGATCACGCGCGGCTCGGGCTCGTACGTGTGGGACGACGCCGGCCGCCGCTACTTCGACGCCACGGCTTCACTCTGGTACGCGAACTTCGGGCACGGGCGGCCCGAGATCACCCAGGCCGTGACGGCGCAGCTGGAGAAGCTGGATTCGTACAACCTGTTCGGGTACTACGCGAACGAGCCGGCGTTGGAGCTGGCTTCGCGGCTTTCTTCGCTTGCTCCGGTGCCGGGGTCCAAGGTGTTCCTCGCTTCCGGCGGTGGTGATGTCGTCGACACGGCGGTGAAGATCGCGCGAGCACACTTCGTCCACACTGGACAGCCGGAGAAGACCCACATCATCGGGCGGACACAGGGGTACCACGGGACGCACGGGTTCGGTACCGCGGTAGGCGGGATCCCGGTGAATGCCGAGGGGTTCGGGCCGATGCCGTCCGGGTTTTCGCATGTGGCGTACGACAGTGTTCCGGCTTTGGAGGCCGAGATCCTGCGGGTGGGGGCGGATCGGGTTGCCGCGTTCTTCTGTGAGCCGGTGATCGGTGCCGGTGGGGTGTTGTTGCCGCCGGAGGGGTATCTCGAGGCCGCGGTGGAGGTTTGTCGCCGGTACGGGGTGCTTTTCGTGGCGGACTGCGTGATCGCCGCCTTCGGGCGGTTGGGGACGTGGTTCGGGATCGATCGGTGGGCGGTTCGGCCGGATATGGTGACGACGGCCAAGGGCCTTACCGGTGGGACGATTCCGTTGGCCGCGTTGCTGGTTTCGCCCGAGGTGGCGGCGCCGTTCTTCACTGGTTCGGCTGGAGCGCCGGTTTTGCGGCACGGGGCGACTTACGCCGGGCATCCGGTGGGTTGTGCCGCTGCGTTGGCGACGCTGGACATTTACGAGAAGGACGGGTTGATCTCGCGGGGGCGGGAGTTGGAAAAGCCGTTGGCGGACGCGTTGGCCGGGGCGGCTGACCATCCGTTGGTTGCCGAGGTTCGGGCGGGGCTGGGGTTTTTGGCCGCGGTGGAGCTGTCGGCGGAGGTGCTGGCAGCGGATCCCGGGGCGCCGGGGAAGCTGCAGCGGCTGGTGCGCGACGAGGGCGTTTTGGTGCGGCCGTTGGGGAAGGGGATCGCCATGTCGCCGCCGTTGGTGGCGGGGGATGAGGAGCTGGACCTGCTGGCGGCGGCGATTCCGGCGGCGCTTTCTCGGCTGCAGGGTTAGGTTTCCGCGCGTTGCGGGGCCCTTCCTGCCTGGTCGCGCGAGCCGGCGGTCAGGTACAGCACGGCGTAGCAGGCGAGCCAGTGTTCGACCATGTAGTCGCTGCCGCTGACGTGGTCGAGCTCCGGGTCCGCGTGGGCTTCGACGGCGGAGATCAGGAGGGGCTGGCGCGGGTCGGCGGCGGGGAGGCTGTCGGCCACGCGCAGCAGGCACCAGGCGCGGCTGAGGTTGAGGCCGCGGAGGTGGGCGATCTGGCCGTCACTGTCGTCGGACACGGTGGCCGGGGTGAGGAGCGCGGCGGGGAGCTCGGGGAGGAACCGGTCGAACCAGGCGGCGAAGTCTGTTCGTGACAGGAGGCTCGCCTGCAGCTCCGCTTCGGTGAGGGCGGGCGAGAGGAAGTCGGCACCGGAGGGTTCCCAGCCTGCGGGGTAGTCTGTGTCGGCGCTGAACCAGCGGGTGGCGGCGTCTTGGATGGCGGTGAGGAGGGCTGGGTTTTCGGTTTGGCTCCTGGCATACGGCAGGGCCCGGGAGAGACCGAAGGCGCTGTTGTTGTGCGCGCCGGTGCGGACGGGGTACGTCTGTTTGGGCAGCCAGCCGAGGAAGGCGTCGGTGACGGCCGCCGACAGGGGTGCGAGGTTGGCCGACCAGGTTTGGGCGTCGGGGTCGTCCCAGCCGGCGATTTCGTGGTGGAGCATCAGCGCCCAGCCCCAGCCGTAGGGGCGGGCTCTTGATCCTTTGGTCCGGAACGTTTCGGCTTCACCCTTGAGGGCGTCGGCGGTGAAGTGCTCGTTGAGCGCGGTCCGGATGTCGTCGGCGGGTACGGCGTCCGGGATTGTGCGGAGCAGCCGGACGAGCAGCCAGTGCATCTCGACGCAGGAATGCCAGTCGAAGCAGCCGTAGAAGGCGGGATACAGGTCGCGCGGACGGTTCGGGAAGTCCCCCGCGAACCGCATCGTGCTGCGGATGTCGTTGGGGAACTCTTTCCTGATGTTGCGCAGCGCGGCCGCGCTGTACTCGGCGGCTCGGGCAAGCAGCTGGGTCTCTCGGCGGGATGTCATGGGCGTAGGGGCCTCCTGCCATTGGATGAATCAGACCGGCCGTTCCCTGCTGCCGGGCCATGGACACCACGCATCACCCCACACCGACGCGCCTGGCCGCAAGATCCTCAGCCATGCCATCCATGTCTCGCCACTCTCGGTGGTAAGACATGGGTCCACTCGGCAAGGCCCCGTGTTGGCTGGCAAGTCTTCGTGCTCGCGGCAAGCCCGGAGGTGGATGGCAAGTCCGGTGCCTCTTGCCCTGCCATTGCCGCGGCAACGTGCGACATTCAATGGCAAGTTTCCGCGTTCATGGGCAAGGCGCCACGGGCGTTGCCGTGTATCGAGGTGTGGCAAGTACAGCGCCCTTGGCATGTGCCGCGGCCGTGGCGATGTGCGGCTTGCGGTGGCGAGGTGTCTCGCGGAATGGCATGGGCCAGCCCGGATTGGCATGGTGCCAGGTCGAGTGGCAAGTTCCGCTCGGAGTGGCAAGGGCGGTTTCAGCGACAAGGTGGTCCGAGCAGCAAAGGTCGCGATCACTACGAAGGCTCCGCCCCGCGTCAGCCAGGCCGGGGCGAGAGGTGGGTGGGGCCGAGGTGGCCGGAAGCTCCGAAAGAAGCCGCCCAACCCGTCAACCGATGCAGAATTCGTTGCCCTCCGGGTCCGCCAACGTGATCCAGCGGTTCGGCCCCTGAGAGCCCCGGTGCAGGAACGTCGCGCCCCTGGCCTGGAGTTTGGCGGACTCGTCCTCCATGTTCTCCGGGCCGCCGACGCGGACGTCGAGGTGGAGGCGGTTTTTCACGGTCTTGCCTTCGGGTACGAGCTGGAACAGAACGCGGCGCGACGTCTCCGGGTGGGAGATCGCCGCGCCTTCGCGCCAGACCAAAGCGCCCCGGTGGACCGTGGTGTCGGACTCCATTGCGTAGCCCTTGGCGATCATCTCGCGGATGAAGGCCTCGTCGCTGGGTTCGGCGGTCCAGCCGAGCGTCTCGGCCCACCAGTCGGCCTGGGTGTGCGGTTCCGCGGAGTCCACGGTCACCTGGAAGTCATACGCCATACCGGGACATTAACGACCGACCCCGACATTTTCGGCAGCTCGGACTCGCCCGGTACGTCGGTGAACGCCCACTTGTCGACGCCCCCGCCCATGATTTCGGCGTAGCGGCGGGCGCCGTCGGCGTTGGCGAAGCGCACCTGCTGGCCGTTGGTGAGGTGGGTGATCTTGACTGCCACGCTGCCTCCAAACG
The sequence above is a segment of the Amycolatopsis sp. 2-15 genome. Coding sequences within it:
- a CDS encoding NPCBM/NEW2 domain-containing protein, with amino-acid sequence MRTLGGICMRRLVGLLAAACLTTGLATTLTTGRAEAAPAPFSAQQETGALPPMGWNSWNKFGCNINETLIRETADAIVSSGLRDAGYQYVNIDDCWAEQNRNAEGKFEPNHERFPSGIKSLADYVHGKGLKLGIYTSAGTQTCAKTMPGALDHEDVDAQTFADWGVDYLKYDNCNNEGRPAIERYTKMGDAIKKTGRSMIYALCEWGENQPWLWGKTSGAQLWRTTGDISDNWASMTGILDQQVGLEKYSGPGGWNDPDMLEVGNGGMTDAEYRSHFALWSLMNAPLLAGNDVRSMPAATKAILANKDVVALDQDWAGVQGHKVRDDGDTEVWTKPMSDGSAAVVLFNRGISAATMSSNASEIGLSGRDFRVRDLWTGAETESSGTLRATVPSHGSAVFRVWPAKFPAAAPAATLSLDAGSYFPAGKPFTAHVRLTNDGSTPVAAARVTVSAPSGWQLDGRGEVLVPVVAPGKSWDRAVTVTPVKPGAQVAMSAKASYTTAWGRRSLSADASGPVVTPFGSGVTPMSKAPFLLTENGWGPVERGTSNGENQAGDGNPITINGQVYSDGLGAHAPSLVRVYLGGGCQTFHSVVGLDDEFSTGSVTFEVRGDGKTLASTDVFRHGSAAQAVDVPLGGVQVLDLVVTDGGDGNNTDHADWADAAVTC
- a CDS encoding CaiB/BaiF CoA transferase family protein, producing MPEVRPLDGLKVVDLSRILAGPYCTQYLGEMGADVVKVEPPGHGDDTRLWGPPFVGDEAVYFLAANRNKRGIVLDLKSERGREAVRRLVADADVLVENFRPGTLERWGLSYASLSELNPRLIHVSITGFGQTGPYRDRPGYDLVAQALGGVMGLTGEPDGAPAKVGLPVADLNAGTWAIIGVLMALQARHTSGRGQYLDVSLLDAQLAWHIYAAGAHFYDTPRPRRMGSAHPSIVPYQAYHVSDGWLIIAVGSEKLWRNFCGVLGLDIAEDPRFSTNAARSAHRDELNALVEEVLVTRTVDDWTKALDEASIPAAPINEIDDVYADPWTAARDQVVRLPHPTIGTYLGTGFPVKASDTQPRPTSAPPVLGQHTAEVLGEIGYSEAEIAEFLL
- a CDS encoding aspartate aminotransferase family protein encodes the protein MENPLWHPFADMGAVDGDRFVITRGSGSYVWDDAGRRYFDATASLWYANFGHGRPEITQAVTAQLEKLDSYNLFGYYANEPALELASRLSSLAPVPGSKVFLASGGGDVVDTAVKIARAHFVHTGQPEKTHIIGRTQGYHGTHGFGTAVGGIPVNAEGFGPMPSGFSHVAYDSVPALEAEILRVGADRVAAFFCEPVIGAGGVLLPPEGYLEAAVEVCRRYGVLFVADCVIAAFGRLGTWFGIDRWAVRPDMVTTAKGLTGGTIPLAALLVSPEVAAPFFTGSAGAPVLRHGATYAGHPVGCAAALATLDIYEKDGLISRGRELEKPLADALAGAADHPLVAEVRAGLGFLAAVELSAEVLAADPGAPGKLQRLVRDEGVLVRPLGKGIAMSPPLVAGDEELDLLAAAIPAALSRLQG
- a CDS encoding DUF2891 domain-containing protein, whose protein sequence is MTSRRETQLLARAAEYSAAALRNIRKEFPNDIRSTMRFAGDFPNRPRDLYPAFYGCFDWHSCVEMHWLLVRLLRTIPDAVPADDIRTALNEHFTADALKGEAETFRTKGSRARPYGWGWALMLHHEIAGWDDPDAQTWSANLAPLSAAVTDAFLGWLPKQTYPVRTGAHNNSAFGLSRALPYARSQTENPALLTAIQDAATRWFSADTDYPAGWEPSGADFLSPALTEAELQASLLSRTDFAAWFDRFLPELPAALLTPATVSDDSDGQIAHLRGLNLSRAWCLLRVADSLPAADPRQPLLISAVEAHADPELDHVSGSDYMVEHWLACYAVLYLTAGSRDQAGRAPQRAET
- a CDS encoding VOC family protein, which translates into the protein MAYDFQVTVDSAEPHTQADWWAETLGWTAEPSDEAFIREMIAKGYAMESDTTVHRGALVWREGAAISHPETSRRVLFQLVPEGKTVKNRLHLDVRVGGPENMEDESAKLQARGATFLHRGSQGPNRWITLADPEGNEFCIG